The Ptychodera flava strain L36383 unplaced genomic scaffold, AS_Pfla_20210202 Scaffold_45__1_contigs__length_1260105_pilon, whole genome shotgun sequence genome includes the window TGTGGTGTCTGTACCCTCCATATCTTCTGTAACTGACTTCACATGGTGCACGGCTGTGGTGTCTGTACCCTccatatcttctgtgactgaCTTCCATGTTGCACGGCTGTGGTGTCTGTACCCTCCATATCTTCTGTGATTGACTTCCCATGGTGCATGGCTGTGGTGTCTGTACCCTccatatcttctgtgactgaCTTCCCATGTTGCAAGGCTGTGGTGTCTGTACCCTCTGTGACTGACTTCCCATGTTGCACGGCTGTGGTGTCTGTACCCTCCATATCTTCTGTGAACTGACTTCACATGGTGCACGGCTGTGGTGTCTGTTATACCCTccatatcttctgtgactgaCTTCCCATGTTGCACGGCTGTGGTGTCTGTACCCTccatatcttctgtgactgaCTTCACATGTTGCACGGCTGTGGTGTCTGTACCCTCCATATCTTCTGTAACTGACTTCCCATGTTGCACGGCTGTGGTGTCTGTACCCTccatatcttctgtgactgaCTTCCCATGTTGCACGGCTGTGGTGTCTGTACCCTccatatcttctgtgactgaCTTCCCATGTTGCACGGCTGTGGTGTCTGTACCCTccatatcttctgtgactgaCTTCCCATGTTGCAGGCTGTGGTGTCTGTACCCTccatatcttctgtgactgaCTTCCCATGTTGCACGGCTGTGGTGTCTGTACCCTccatatcttctgtgactgaCTTCCCATGGTTTGTATCCTCACTATCATCCACTCCTTTGTCCTTGTCTTTTGCATTTACATTATGTTGTTCTGTAATAATAAAGGGCATACTGTAAATGTCATGTAAATCTCTGAAATGTGTTATCACATCATTGCACAAACCAAGTTTGTCATCTCTGAACTCTGAACTCTGGTCGTACTATATGTCACGACAACCTGTTTctgtgtcatcaattttggtgcgtcagAAACTTTTTGCTTCGATCTTCGATGCATTTTGATGTGCtcatcaatgaaaacaaatgacagGGCAGCCCATATTTCTTCCATTATCATAATTAATGTctgatgtgaaattttgtgaaaatcagccATCATTTTTGGAATCTGACAAGTACATCCATTTAGCAAATTATGAGCCCTTAATTCTCTTTTAGTTTTGTTACCAATATGGGGTTCTATCCATATATAGATCCTACTACCACCTGAACTTTTGATGCACTGAGTACACATACTGTTAGGCGACAAAGGATAACAGATTACAGAAGACTGATGGTTTAAAATGGACAACAGAGATGACAACCACCAGTTTGATAAGCTCAGCATTGCTTTAGCAGAGCTAAAAAGTCACAGGGATACTAGCCGCATATTAGGTTCAAACATACCAATTGTGTATTTGCTATATGATCAAGTGAACGTTTGTGCTATTTGAGTTTATGCCGTAAAAATTTTTTATGGGTTACCTAAAAATTCTTTCTTTCTGTGGTGAAATAGATATGATATAGAGGTTTTCAATTGGTTTTTAGTAAATAAAATAGCGTTTGACAAATAGAATAATGTTCCAGCTAAACAGATCCCTCCTATTTTATCAAAAACCTACATTCACGTGACTGcagtgtaaagctatgggggaaagcgccctcagatccgtgcattttttttacatatcaaTCACGCCCAGTGCCTCTGTGCCACCctgtgcccaaatatgggcaatggCGTGCATTTCCAAACTACCTTGATTCTGGTTGCTATGCGCATGCTATCTGCAAACATTcaattcgtacacaaagccagcacGAGATTAGGAAAACATCTGCTTGCTCATATCCTAGTCATGCATTGCAACAGTGGAGCCCGTACGGTGACATCAACTTATATTTCTAagttctagtgaaatcctgtgtaaaTTAAGTCCGTGCCTTATTGAGTATAAATTACCATAaattgacatcacgcttttgtcttTCTTGATTTCAGCCATAGTCTCTTGGTCACATACTAGTACGCATGTTTTAGAATTCTGctggtaaacaaatgacgtcattatgtatgtcaatccacGACCGGAAGCGCGGCCATCacatttataaaaattgacTCGAATGGcgataattttttgatatcgcacACATTTTTATCTCCTTAACTATGTAGAATATTATGTAAACGACATATTTATCAagccataaggtatatgataaaacctttatgaCCCTCATACAGCATTGTGGCCCTTGGTCATACGGCGTACAGGCCCCCACACATTCGGGCCCTTTCGCAGTActacctcgggccgcaaaagctgtatcagggccgtagattattattacaaatatcaacattttcctTTCTTATGAATGTATGTAGTCTCCCATATGTATACCTCTCTCAAAAAATCAGGGTAccatttaattttttccaactTTAGCAAAACTGCCATTAAAGATCTGAATGAAAATTCTTAATCATGGATCATGATGCAAAAAATTCAGCCATTGGCTTTGATTAAGTTTTAAGATTGACAATGGTTAAAAATGCCTTCAACAATTTTGTATAGTTATTATTTCAGAGCTATTACTTTtcttaaatacataaatatccGAAGGATTCAGAAAAAATGGCTGTCATAGGGGACTTGCAACACCATTTACATATATCATAGAAAACTTCAAACTGAAACTTCAGCTATTCTACTAGTGGCACAGAAAGAGAAGAGTTGAATTGATACGGAAAGATAAATTTTTAACACACACGCGATTGCTAATGCTGGCATGGCAGTGTTCCAAATGGGCGCAATTGCACATGAAAATCATTTGCTGGTTACGTAATTTTCTAGGCACTCTGGCCTTCTGCTGTTGTGCAAATGTTCAGAATTTTTAAAGTCGATAAATTTTCAGTCTGTGTAAATGAATTTCAGCAGAATTTTAGACACTTCCAAGATAAATAAGGCTAAGCATGCGTTTTAGAAAATTCTTAATAATTTTTGAGATATGGCAAGAATAGTattaaaaattgtacaaaattacaaagtaacaTTAGCCATTCAAAAACATAGTGTTTGTTTCACGGCTTAATTTTCCATGTCCATGACAATGAAGAAGTATGTCAAGTATCactgagtaaaatttcaggggATTTTGAGAACATCTGGAGTGACCGGGCTTTCTCTTTCCAAAGACATGCTATGCCAATCTGCATATCTATGATGTCACCCATTCCCTGACTGGCAACTATGCGTCTGCTCTTCGTCTGGTGTCATTGTTTTGCATCTTTGGttcaaaaaatgcacaaaactaatattttagtggatttgacaaattttccatATTAGCAACTGTTGCCAAGGTACTCAAATCCTTCAGTATCGCCTTCATGTGTCCCATTGGAACATTGAGTCACTATGGCACTAAAGTGTCCTGTGTGATTACCATTTTATATCTACCAGACAATACAAGACAATATGTTTGGCATATTATGTACGTAACACCGTGGCGCTtcaatatttattgatattctttaagaaattttaaattgttgTCAGCATAGAATGTATCAGTACCTGATTTCTTGGTCCTTTTCTCCCATTTGAACAGAGAAGCAAATTTTGCCAAGCTTGCTGTGACCACTTCACTCTGGTAAAAATCTTTTTTTAGTAAATTCGCTTTATCAAAAGCTTCAGTGTTTAAAGTTAGACTTCTTGATATTTCGTCTATGTATGTCTCCTGACGAGTCATGACACAGACATCCTTATGCATTGGAAAGTGCTTTTTAATCATACAAGCAATATGTGAATCATCCTGGACTGTTGTTGGTAGACCAGCTGCCATTGCTTCCAAGCCTTCAAAACTATAGTCAGTGTAGCATGATGGCGGAAGCATAGGTGAGACTGTTGGATGGACCGTAGCAATTCTGTACTGAATAGGTTGGATAAAGTTTTGGCATAACATGAGCACTGTTAAGTTTTTGAAtgagatattttcttgttttctttttattccGCTGGGAAACTCCTGTGATCTTCCAGTCTGGGGATACCTTATGAGATTCCTTGAAGTTGTTAGCAACATTTCCGATAGATACAGCTATTGACTCACAAGCTTTTAAGGCTTCCTGCGTGCCAAGCTGTCCATATGTCAATATAATAGGAGCTCCGGACACAGTTTCAGTCACTAATTTACTATCAAAGTAAATTTGTCCAGGTTTTGGAAGAATCTCTTCATGAGGGATATCTGAAAGCTGTCTTCCATCAAAGTTTGTTCTGTAGACATTTTTAAAGTACTCATATATTTTAGGACCAATTGAAAATAGCATATCAGCTTCACTTGCCATTTTCAACATATCTTCTTCCAATTCAGGATTTTCCTCACCACCATTTTCCAAGAGGCAGTTTTTCTCTGGGTAAGCATGGTTTATCAAGACAAGCTGGCATCAGGGAACAGTGTCTCTCTAATATCTGCAGCAGCTAATGCAGTCTTTGGAGCATAACCCACCACGCACTTGATGTTCTCCAATTTACCAAGGTCTGGGTAACGGCTCTGATGCTCCATCAACCACTCTAACTTTGGCAAATCTGTTCTCTTATTAGCTCTCTTCTTCTTTTGTGCATGAATCAAGGTAACTCCACATTTCTCAGCATCTTTCTTCTGGTCCGCACTGACTTCTACATCTATTACAGTGGAATATGCAATGAGAACTTCCCCAGCCTCGGCCTTCCTCACACAGAAATCATGGATTATAGTCTGTGATAGTTTGTCAGTCCACAAGCATCCTTATCCCAAATGTCAAAAGTAAACAAGACCCCATTCGGACAGGAGGAGATAGCTGGTGTAACTGAGCTTGAGGAAAAAGACTTTCATGGATAGCACCTGCTGCATTCTTTGTCTTGGAAGAAAAGCTGACTACATGTTTACATGCTGCAGCTTCTTCAGCCCTGGGTAGTATGTGCCATGATTTACAAGCCAGTTAACTCCAGGTGGGTCTTCTACAGGATCTGACCATTTACTTCTTGTAGCTGGAATCAAAGTAACTCCAACACTCTCTGCATCTTTCTTCTGGTCTTCACTGAATTCAACATCAAGGGTAGTACAGTAAAGTTTGTACACTTCATCAGACTTCAGTGTGCTGTCGGAGAAATCTTTGACCAGTGTTTTGTTGGTTGTGATGTCAGGTCATCTGACTCTGTATTCCATGATGCTGATACAAGCAGTGCTTCAGAGAGTGTGTTTGCCATCGTCCCTGCAGGAAAATAATGAGATAATTGGAAGGATTGAAAAGAGAAatgattgttttgtgatatcatGCTATtgatatgatcaaaaatttgtgATCACCAACAGGGCAGAATTAATGTAGTATTTCCTTCAACTCTTGAAATGACAAAGTTGTTAGTTGATAAGCAGTTAATTGTTTGATTTCATCGATGTCATTGTAGAAGTTGATACACTAGTACTTTTCTTTCGTATGTTTCAAACAATAACCCTTTGCTTATCAACTTATAAAGATTTAGTCAGTTTGTATTAgttccgctgtcagcgacgcggagcttatcaaataggttgattttcagTCGTTGTCGttcgtcaacaattgccttctcctctgaaaccgcaagtccgattgctttgaaattttatatacagttcactttgggtgacctcacttaagttttttcaaatcatggtaaaatttgcatatttgtatttttggggcatttttgctgtttttggtaaaaaaatcttttcctctgaaaccgcttgtccaattgttttgaaattgatatgcagtttacttagggtgacttcattcagatttgttcaaatcgtggtgaaatttgcatatttgtatttttaaggcaattttggtagtttttggtaaaaaaatctttaaaaatcttcttcttcaaaactaccagtcagatagcgttgatatttggtacataggtccctagggatgatctattgcagattttttcaaattatgcagaaatattcaaatttgcatttttaaggcaatttttgccacgtTTGGTCACAAAATGTGTTTctaaaaagtactggtctgatagctttgaaatttggtatacaggttcctaagtattgatgaaatctgtaattttgtattttggggcattttttgccatttttggtcaacaaatgtgtcttccaaaactactcatctgatagctttgaaatttggtatacaggtttctatagatgaactaaatgatatttgttgaaattatgatgaaatctgcaattttgatttttggggcaattttttccatttttggtcaaacaatgtgtttctcaaaacgtACTGGTCTAATAGCTTTGAACTTTGGAATACAAGcttctacagataaactaagtaatatatattgaatttctgatgaaatctgtaattttgtattttggggcaatttttgccatttttggtcaaaatgtgtatttcaaaactacttatctgatctggtgaaatgtgcattttttatttttattttttttttggggggggggggcaatttttgccatttttggttcagaaattttttttctcaaaaaactactcttcagatagctttggttgacatgttcttagggttgatccaatgtgatatattcaaattgtgatgaaaccttcaattgtgtatttttgcagctattttagccacattTTTTATGCCACTGaaatgagttatcaaagatttccatcttcttcatcaacatgtgttaaaaatagttaatctctacataaacacagcggggCTATATCGGCCGTAAGGTAGCTTGTTTAGAATATGCTTACAAAACAGTAAGCCTGTTTTACGTGAATGCCATTGGTTTTTTCACATAATCAACAATTACCAAAGTCCCTCTACATGTCAGTCCAAAACTAATTGTATTTCCTGGtacacatttcatcaaaatgagTGGAGAGAAATAGAGAATTTTGTTAATTCTTGTCAGGGAAACTTTAAACATGCACTAATTGAATGTAGTATTCATTTACAAAAtgtaatacaattcagaatTCTGATGTTTGTTAATGTTTGTCTGTTTTCCTTACAACTGCATTGATCTTTATCAGATATATCACATTGTGCAGAAATTGCATATAAAAATGTTTTCAGAGATAATATCAAATATGTGGCTATATCATAATTCTTCATAGAGAGAAGTtatagaaattcaatatattgccAGATATCAACTGAAAATGCTTACGttttattatatattgcagctgtgtgtaaatttaaacttttgccacatgtttgcaacttcattgaaagtgttatgatcaacataatgaacatattcaccacagattaattcttaCACTTTTTCATCTATCATCGAACGCCCAACTTCATGTGAATGTTGATACATCTCACgaattcatcagtgtgtttccttgaaacttcatgagttgataaGGAACTTCCTCAGAGAGTTCGCTGCCTCAACgatgtaataataatattgctacaGACTTGCCAGACAAGTCGGCGCCAACAAATAAAACTTGCTAGGGCATACAACGCGCTGTGTGccacatttattttcatttagaGAGTCAACATCGCACTAGTTCATTTCCTCACCCCGGCACAAATGTATACGTGCGTGTAGTGACGATACTATGAATGATGACGGTCCATTTtcaaatgtaaccacattctcTCGCAAAGAAACGACAATCACCGGGAGTAATGTTTGCTATGGCATTAGCGGTCACTAGTTCAGTGAACCTGTAGGCGAAATCTTGATTAGATCTCAGCTCGCTCTTTAGGCCTATATAGTTGAAACACGGCTCGCAAGCGTTGAACTGGGGATTATATGGTGGCTGGTAAATCAGTCGAACCCCTCTCGCCTGCAATAGTCGTTGGAGATTTTGCTCAAACATATCGGGCGTGGTGGAAACTGCAATTATCCATAATTACACAGT containing:
- the LOC139128179 gene encoding mucin-22-like, whose protein sequence is MEGTDTTAVQHGKSVTEDMEGTDTTAVQHGKSVTEDMEGTDTTAVQHGKSVTEDMEGTDTTAVQHVKSVTEDMEGTDTTAVQHGKSVTEDMEGITDTTAVHHVKSVHRRYGGYRHHSRATWEVSHRGYRHHSLATWEVSHRRYGGYRHHSHAPWEVNHRRYGGYRHHSRATWKSVTEDMEGTDTTAVHHVKSVTEDMEGTDTTAVQHGKSVTEDMEGTDTTAVQHGKSVTEDMEGTDTTAVQHGKSVTEDMEGTDTTAVQHGKSVTEDMEGTDTTAVQHGKSVTEDMEGTDTTAVQHGTSVTEDMEGTDTTAVHHGTSVTNTETGNAQQYSLGYQIQQVWRQQILLKNNLG